In a single window of the Pseudomonas oryzihabitans genome:
- the ilvA gene encoding threonine ammonia-lyase, biosynthetic has translation MTAQEPATALLQRYARKILEAPVYDVAIETPLQPARALSERLGCQVLLKREDLQPVFSFKIRGAYTKLASLSASEKARGVITASAGNHAQGLSLAARELGVRAIIVMPRTTPELKVIGVQSRGGEVVLHGDAFPEALAEALRLVEEQGYTFVPPYDDPDVIAGQGTVAMEILRQHPGRLDAIFVPVGGGGLIAGIAAYVKYLRPEIRVIGVEPDDSNCLQQAMAAGERVVLPRVGLFADGVAVAQIGHHTFEVCRRYVDEVITVNSDEICAAIKDIYDDTRSITEPSGALGVAGIKKYAERAGSGGQVLVAIDSGANINFDRLRHVAERAELGEQREAIIAVTIPERPGSFRAFCEALGRRQITEFNYRYHTGQEAHIFVGVQTHPQRDPRDALIQGLRDQGFPVLDLTDNELAKLHIRHTVGGHAARVGEEQVFRFEFPERPRALFDFLDRLGGRWNISMFHYRNHGAADGRVFAALEASDAERGELLATLDAIGYRYWDETENPAYRLFIG, from the coding sequence ATGACCGCCCAGGAACCCGCCACCGCTCTCTTGCAGCGCTATGCCCGCAAGATCCTCGAAGCCCCCGTCTACGACGTGGCGATCGAAACGCCCCTGCAACCGGCGCGGGCGCTGTCCGAACGGCTGGGCTGCCAGGTGCTGCTCAAGCGCGAAGACCTGCAGCCGGTGTTTTCCTTCAAGATCCGTGGCGCCTACACCAAACTGGCCAGCCTCTCGGCCAGCGAGAAGGCCCGTGGGGTGATCACCGCCAGCGCCGGCAACCATGCCCAGGGCCTGTCCCTGGCGGCCCGTGAGCTGGGCGTGCGGGCGATCATCGTCATGCCGCGTACCACCCCCGAGCTCAAGGTCATCGGCGTGCAGTCCCGTGGCGGTGAGGTGGTACTGCACGGCGACGCCTTTCCCGAGGCCCTGGCCGAGGCGCTACGCCTGGTCGAGGAGCAGGGCTACACCTTCGTGCCGCCCTACGACGATCCCGACGTCATCGCCGGCCAGGGCACCGTGGCCATGGAGATCCTGCGCCAGCATCCCGGGCGCCTGGACGCCATCTTCGTCCCCGTGGGCGGTGGTGGTCTGATCGCCGGTATCGCCGCCTATGTGAAATATTTGCGTCCCGAGATCCGGGTCATCGGCGTCGAGCCGGACGACTCCAACTGCCTGCAGCAGGCCATGGCCGCCGGTGAGCGGGTGGTCCTGCCACGCGTGGGGCTGTTCGCCGATGGCGTGGCCGTGGCCCAGATCGGCCACCATACCTTCGAGGTCTGCCGGCGCTACGTGGACGAAGTGATCACCGTGAACAGCGATGAGATCTGCGCGGCGATCAAGGACATCTACGACGATACCCGCTCCATCACCGAGCCCTCGGGTGCCTTGGGCGTAGCGGGGATCAAGAAATACGCCGAGCGCGCGGGCAGTGGCGGCCAGGTGCTGGTGGCCATCGATTCCGGCGCCAACATCAACTTCGACCGCCTGCGGCATGTGGCCGAACGCGCGGAGCTGGGCGAGCAGCGCGAAGCCATCATCGCCGTGACCATTCCCGAGCGGCCAGGGAGCTTTCGCGCCTTCTGCGAGGCGCTGGGCCGGCGGCAGATCACCGAATTCAACTACCGGTACCACACCGGCCAGGAAGCCCACATCTTCGTTGGCGTCCAGACCCATCCGCAGCGCGATCCGCGTGACGCCCTCATCCAGGGCCTGCGCGACCAGGGCTTCCCGGTGCTGGACCTGACCGACAACGAACTGGCCAAGTTGCATATCCGCCACACCGTGGGTGGCCACGCGGCACGGGTCGGTGAGGAGCAGGTGTTCCGCTTCGAATTCCCCGAGCGGCCCAGGGCGCTGTTCGACTTCCTCGACCGCCTGGGCGGACGCTGGAACATCAGCATGTTCCACTACCGCAATCACGGCGCGGCGGATGGGCGGGTATTCGCCGCACTGGAAGCCAGTGATGCCGAGCGGGGCGAGCTGCTGGCGACCCTGGATGCCATCGGCTATCGCTACTGGGACGAGACCGAGAATCCGGCGTATCGGTTGTTTATCGGGTGA
- the dxs gene encoding 1-deoxy-D-xylulose-5-phosphate synthase, with amino-acid sequence MPKTFHEIPRQRPATPLLDRIDSPVQLRQLDDAELEAVADELRAFLLWTVGQTGGHFGAGLGVIELTVALHYVFNTPEDRLVWDVGHQAYPHKILTGRREGMASLRQKDGLAAFPRRSESEYDTFGVGHSSTSIGAALGMAIAAQLQGIERKSVAVIGDGALTAGMAFEALNHASDTGANMLVVLNDNDMSISRNVGGLSNYLARLLSSRTYQHLRENGKKALSKLPGAWEIARRTEEAAKGMLVPGTLFEELGWNYIGPIDGHDLPTLVTTLRNLRDAKGPQFLHVITRKGKGLSIAEADPIGYHAITKLEPLDAKPKRPGAPKYSNIFGDWLCDMAAADSKLVGITPAMKEGSDLIRFAERYPERYFDVAIAEQHAVTLAAGLACDGMKPVVAIYSTFLQRGYDQLIHDVAVQNLDVLFAIDRAGLVGEDGPTHAGSFDLSYLRCIPGMVIMAPSDENELRRLLTTGYRHQGPAAVRYPRGSGPNAALDPGLEPLPIGKGVVRRQTSLKSGPKVGFLVFGVQLAEALQVAERLDASVADMRFVKPLDEALIRQFAADHDLLVTVEENSVMGGAGSAVNEFLQANALLRPVLNLGLPDSYIEHAKPADMLAECGLDEAGIERSVRERLALADLAPTGLRKEA; translated from the coding sequence ATGCCCAAGACGTTTCACGAGATTCCCCGCCAGCGTCCCGCGACGCCCCTGCTCGACCGCATCGACTCGCCGGTGCAGCTGCGCCAGCTCGATGACGCCGAGCTGGAAGCCGTCGCCGACGAACTGCGCGCCTTTCTCCTGTGGACCGTGGGCCAGACCGGCGGTCACTTCGGCGCCGGCCTGGGCGTCATCGAACTGACCGTGGCCCTGCATTACGTCTTCAACACCCCGGAAGACCGGCTGGTGTGGGACGTGGGCCACCAGGCCTATCCGCACAAGATCCTCACCGGTCGTCGCGAAGGCATGGCCAGCCTGCGCCAGAAGGACGGCCTGGCCGCCTTCCCGCGCCGCAGCGAGAGCGAATACGACACCTTTGGCGTCGGTCACTCCAGCACCTCCATCGGTGCCGCCCTGGGCATGGCCATCGCCGCCCAGTTGCAGGGCATCGAGCGCAAGTCGGTCGCGGTGATCGGCGACGGCGCCCTGACCGCGGGCATGGCCTTCGAGGCACTCAACCACGCCTCGGACACCGGCGCCAACATGCTGGTGGTGCTCAACGACAACGACATGTCCATCTCGCGCAACGTTGGCGGGCTGTCCAATTACCTGGCGCGGCTGCTCTCCAGCCGCACCTACCAGCACCTGCGCGAGAACGGCAAGAAGGCCCTCTCCAAGCTGCCCGGTGCCTGGGAAATCGCCCGCCGCACCGAAGAAGCCGCCAAGGGCATGCTGGTACCCGGCACCCTGTTCGAGGAGCTGGGCTGGAACTACATCGGCCCCATCGACGGCCATGACCTGCCGACCCTGGTCACCACCCTGCGCAACCTGCGCGATGCCAAGGGTCCGCAGTTCCTCCATGTGATCACCCGCAAGGGCAAGGGCCTGTCCATCGCCGAGGCCGATCCCATCGGCTATCACGCCATCACCAAGCTGGAGCCGCTGGACGCCAAGCCCAAGCGCCCGGGTGCGCCCAAGTACTCCAACATCTTTGGCGACTGGCTGTGCGACATGGCCGCCGCCGATTCCAAGCTGGTGGGCATCACCCCGGCGATGAAGGAAGGCTCCGACCTGATCCGCTTCGCCGAACGCTATCCCGAGCGCTATTTCGACGTAGCCATCGCCGAGCAGCATGCGGTAACCCTGGCCGCAGGGCTGGCCTGCGACGGCATGAAGCCGGTGGTCGCCATCTATTCCACCTTCCTGCAGCGCGGCTATGACCAGCTGATCCACGACGTGGCGGTGCAGAACCTGGACGTGCTCTTCGCCATCGACCGCGCCGGTCTGGTGGGCGAAGACGGCCCTACCCACGCCGGCAGCTTCGACCTGTCCTACCTGCGCTGCATCCCCGGCATGGTGATCATGGCGCCCAGCGACGAGAACGAGCTGCGCCGCCTGCTTACCACCGGCTATCGCCACCAGGGTCCGGCTGCGGTGCGTTATCCCCGTGGCAGCGGCCCCAACGCCGCCCTCGATCCGGGCCTGGAACCCCTGCCTATCGGTAAAGGCGTGGTGCGTCGCCAAACCAGCCTGAAGAGCGGCCCCAAGGTCGGCTTCCTGGTCTTTGGCGTGCAACTGGCCGAAGCCCTGCAGGTCGCCGAGCGTCTGGACGCCAGCGTGGCCGACATGAGATTCGTCAAGCCGCTGGACGAGGCGCTGATCCGCCAGTTCGCCGCCGACCACGACCTGTTGGTCACCGTCGAGGAAAACAGCGTCATGGGTGGCGCCGGCAGTGCGGTCAACGAGTTCCTGCAGGCCAACGCCCTGCTCCGGCCGGTACTCAACCTGGGCCTGCCGGATAGCTACATCGAACACGCCAAGCCGGCTGACATGCTGGCCGAATGCGGCCTCGACGAGGCGGGCATCGAACGCTCAGTACGCGAGCGTCTGGCCCTGGCGGACCTGGCACCGACCGGTCTGCGCAAGGAAGCCTGA
- a CDS encoding polyprenyl synthetase family protein codes for MIEAYQQRCQTRVDTALAPLFSAPRAELARLYAAMAYSVMGGGKRVRPLLVYAACEALGGDPARADQAACAVELIHAYSLVHDDLPAMDDDDLRRGRPTTHKAYDEACAILAGDGLQTLAFETLLAAPQAAAVRLEMVAVLARASGPAGMVGGQAIDLESVGRRIDQPALETMHLHKTGALIAASVQLGALASEAAGPTERDALARYAEAIGLAFQVWDDVLDIESDTETLGKRQGADLARDKPTYPALLGLDAAKAYALELRDTALAAIEPLGEPAEPLRALASYIVERRS; via the coding sequence ATGATCGAGGCCTACCAGCAACGCTGCCAGACCCGCGTCGATACCGCCCTCGCTCCCCTCTTCAGCGCACCCCGCGCCGAACTCGCCCGGCTCTATGCCGCCATGGCCTATAGCGTCATGGGTGGCGGCAAGCGAGTACGGCCACTGCTGGTCTACGCCGCCTGCGAAGCCCTGGGGGGCGATCCGGCGCGCGCCGACCAGGCGGCCTGCGCGGTGGAGCTGATCCACGCCTATTCCCTCGTCCACGACGACCTGCCGGCCATGGACGACGACGACCTGCGCCGCGGCCGACCCACTACCCACAAGGCCTATGACGAGGCCTGCGCCATCCTCGCGGGCGACGGCCTGCAGACCCTGGCTTTCGAGACGCTGCTGGCGGCGCCCCAGGCTGCCGCCGTGCGACTGGAGATGGTCGCCGTGCTGGCCCGCGCCAGTGGCCCGGCGGGCATGGTCGGTGGCCAGGCCATCGATCTGGAATCGGTCGGCCGGCGTATCGACCAGCCGGCGCTGGAAACCATGCACCTGCACAAGACCGGTGCCCTGATCGCCGCCAGCGTCCAGCTCGGCGCCCTGGCCAGCGAAGCCGCCGGCCCTACCGAGCGCGACGCCCTCGCCCGCTATGCCGAGGCCATCGGCCTGGCCTTTCAGGTGTGGGACGACGTGCTCGACATCGAGAGCGATACGGAAACCCTCGGCAAGCGCCAGGGCGCCGACCTCGCCCGCGACAAACCGACCTACCCGGCGCTGCTTGGCCTGGACGCCGCCAAGGCCTATGCCCTGGAGCTACGCGACACCGCCCTGGCCGCCATAGAGCCGCTGGGCGAGCCCGCCGAACCCCTGCGCGCCCTGGCCAGCTATATCGTGGAACGACGTAGCTAG
- the ppa gene encoding inorganic diphosphatase, protein MSYSKIPAGKDLPNDIYVAIEIPANHAPIKYEIDKDSDALFVDRFMATPMFYPANYGYIPNTLADDGDPLDVLVVTPYPVAPGAVIRARPVGVLHMTDEAGGDAKLIAVPHDKLSVLYKDVKEYTDLPALLLEQIKHFFENYKDLEKGKWVKVEGWGDADAARAEITKAVAAYKG, encoded by the coding sequence ATGAGCTACAGCAAGATTCCCGCCGGCAAAGACCTGCCGAACGACATCTACGTCGCCATCGAGATTCCGGCCAACCACGCGCCGATCAAGTACGAGATCGACAAGGACAGCGACGCCCTCTTCGTCGACCGCTTCATGGCCACCCCCATGTTCTACCCGGCCAACTACGGCTACATCCCCAACACCCTGGCCGACGATGGCGATCCCCTGGACGTGCTGGTCGTGACCCCCTACCCGGTCGCGCCCGGCGCCGTGATCCGCGCCCGTCCGGTCGGCGTGCTGCACATGACCGACGAAGCCGGTGGTGATGCCAAGCTGATCGCCGTCCCCCACGACAAGCTGAGCGTCCTGTACAAGGACGTGAAGGAATACACCGACCTGCCAGCCCTGCTGCTGGAGCAGATCAAGCACTTCTTCGAGAACTACAAGGATCTGGAGAAGGGCAAGTGGGTCAAGGTCGAAGGCTGGGGCGACGCCGACGCCGCCCGCGCCGAGATCACCAAGGCCGTGGCCGCCTACAAGGGCTGA
- a CDS encoding exodeoxyribonuclease VII small subunit — MARKKAPDFEQSLAELQTLVERLESGELSLEDSLGAFEQGIRLTRECQGALAQAEQKVQILLEKDGELTAAPFAPAGDDA, encoded by the coding sequence ATGGCCCGCAAGAAAGCTCCCGACTTCGAACAATCCCTGGCCGAACTGCAGACCCTGGTGGAACGCCTGGAAAGCGGCGAGCTGTCCCTGGAGGACTCCCTCGGCGCCTTCGAACAGGGCATCCGCCTGACTCGTGAATGCCAGGGCGCCCTGGCGCAGGCCGAGCAGAAGGTGCAGATCCTGCTGGAAAAGGATGGCGAACTCACGGCCGCCCCCTTCGCTCCGGCCGGGGACGACGCATGA
- a CDS encoding zinc-dependent peptidase → MGFWRAWRERRLLERVAIADDLWARLRQRLPILDGLSEEEDTWLREHCVLFLAEKRLTLLQGLALDDGDRLLLAAQALLPLLHLPEAALYPNVREIVVYPDAFVSPQRHRDEGGLEHEWDEERDGEAWDRGQVVLAWPGIQASGGWEAYNLLIHEFAHLIDLLAGGLCNGQPPLHEGMPQAAWTSALQTAYDDLNRQLDADPDAQTVLDPYAAESPEEFFAVACEYFFSAPDLLSEHYPAVYAQLQQLFRQDPRSRLAASLASVQHPTTPGSEARTPI, encoded by the coding sequence TTGGGCTTCTGGCGCGCCTGGCGCGAGCGGCGCCTGCTGGAGCGGGTCGCCATCGCCGATGACCTCTGGGCGCGCCTGCGCCAGCGCCTGCCGATCCTCGATGGCCTGAGCGAGGAGGAAGACACCTGGCTGCGCGAGCACTGCGTGCTGTTCCTCGCCGAGAAGCGCCTCACCCTGCTCCAGGGCCTGGCACTGGACGACGGCGACCGGCTGCTGCTGGCCGCCCAGGCGCTCTTGCCGCTGCTGCACCTGCCGGAAGCGGCGCTCTACCCCAATGTCCGCGAGATCGTCGTCTACCCGGACGCCTTCGTCAGCCCGCAGCGCCATCGCGACGAGGGCGGCCTGGAACACGAGTGGGACGAGGAACGCGACGGCGAGGCCTGGGACCGCGGCCAGGTGGTGCTGGCCTGGCCCGGCATCCAGGCCAGTGGCGGCTGGGAGGCCTACAACCTGCTCATCCACGAATTCGCCCACCTCATCGACCTGCTCGCCGGTGGCCTGTGCAATGGCCAGCCGCCGCTGCACGAAGGCATGCCGCAGGCCGCCTGGACCAGCGCCTTGCAGACCGCCTACGACGACCTCAATCGCCAGCTCGATGCCGATCCGGACGCGCAGACCGTCCTCGATCCCTATGCGGCGGAAAGCCCCGAGGAATTCTTCGCCGTCGCCTGCGAGTACTTCTTCAGCGCCCCCGACCTGCTCAGCGAGCACTACCCGGCGGTCTACGCACAGCTGCAGCAACTGTTCCGCCAGGACCCGCGCAGCCGTCTCGCCGCCAGCCTGGCGAGCGTGCAACACCCGACAACCCCGGGGTCCGAGGCTCGAACCCCGATCTGA
- a CDS encoding DUF748 domain-containing protein — protein sequence MSRRLRLPLFILIGLVVVLLCLHLAAPLVIRHYLNEKLADMGDYRGQIADVDLAWWRGAYRIEGLEIVKVNKVPVPFLKAPSIDIAVSWRSLWQDHAIVGRILFDRPELNFVDGGARKEQSQTGEGTDWQDQVDKLISITLDEVRVVNGRVTFRNFNSKPQVNLAATDVNASLYNLTNAADAQGERIAHFEGKAAILGSAPLEASARFDPFKDFTDFDFRLRVTDIDLPKLNDFARAYGKFDFRAGSGDVVVEAKAVDGRLSGYVKPLMKNVDIFDWQQDVENRNKNALESAWEAVVGTAQTLLKNQPRDQFATRVDLSGSVKNQDISPLQAFFNILRNAFVQAFSARYDAD from the coding sequence ATGTCCCGTCGTCTGCGTTTGCCTCTTTTCATCCTTATCGGCCTGGTCGTCGTGCTGCTGTGCCTGCACCTGGCCGCCCCCCTGGTGATCCGCCACTACCTCAACGAGAAGCTGGCGGACATGGGCGACTATCGTGGCCAGATCGCCGACGTGGACCTGGCCTGGTGGCGCGGCGCCTATCGCATCGAAGGACTGGAGATCGTCAAGGTCAACAAGGTGCCGGTGCCCTTTCTCAAAGCGCCCAGCATCGATATCGCGGTGAGCTGGCGTTCGCTGTGGCAGGACCATGCCATCGTCGGGCGCATCCTCTTCGATCGCCCCGAACTCAATTTCGTCGACGGCGGTGCACGCAAGGAGCAGTCGCAGACCGGTGAAGGCACCGACTGGCAGGACCAGGTGGACAAGCTGATCTCCATCACCCTCGACGAGGTACGGGTGGTGAATGGGCGGGTGACCTTCCGCAACTTCAACTCCAAGCCCCAGGTGAACCTGGCGGCCACCGACGTCAACGCCAGCCTCTACAACCTGACCAACGCCGCCGACGCCCAGGGCGAACGCATCGCCCACTTCGAAGGCAAGGCCGCCATCCTCGGCAGCGCCCCCCTGGAAGCCAGCGCCCGCTTCGATCCCTTCAAGGATTTCACCGACTTCGATTTCCGCCTGAGAGTCACCGACATCGACCTGCCCAAACTCAACGATTTCGCTCGCGCCTATGGCAAGTTCGATTTCCGTGCCGGTAGCGGCGACGTGGTGGTGGAGGCTAAGGCGGTGGACGGCCGGCTCAGTGGCTACGTCAAGCCGCTGATGAAGAACGTCGATATCTTCGACTGGCAGCAGGACGTCGAGAACCGCAACAAGAACGCCCTGGAAAGCGCCTGGGAAGCCGTGGTGGGCACCGCCCAGACCCTGCTCAAGAACCAGCCCCGCGACCAGTTCGCCACCCGGGTGGATCTCTCAGGCAGCGTGAAGAACCAGGACATCAGTCCGCTACAGGCTTTCTTCAACATCCTGCGCAACGCCTTCGTCCAGGCCTTCAGTGCGCGGTATGACGCGGATTGA